AGGGTCCCACATTATAAAAGGACCCTCAGAACACTCCTTACCCCGCCCCctctgatgtcactggagagttgGGGTGGAGTCCTGTATTCCTGGTGGAAAATCATAACTCCCCGTTTTCAGTCATATCTCAGCGGGAAAGCCCCCTCAAACGTGAATTTGGGCGTGGCATGTTCTTAGTCCTGATTTTACATATGGTTTGAGCCCACGCACGGATGGGTTGACATCCATATTTTCCCAGATATGCAGTTCTGGGTGCTCTGAGCCTTGGACCTCAATACCTGTAGATGAGTTTTGTTCGGCTGGTCAGACCGATTCTGAAAATCTAATTCATATCTGGCTAAGACCTTCATTCGCCCAAATATCATTTATTAAATGATTTCCTTCTGATGTAAAATTGGGCACCAGGATGTCTGCGTGAACCATCCAAGGTGCCAATCCATGCCAGCAGGGGCCTATTTAGCATCTCCTTGTCAGTAGCCGGTGGGACAAAGGGCTTCCTGTCCTCCTGTCCTACATCGAAGACTTGCCAGATACAAAGGAGAGGAATAAGAGATTAGAACACTGaattcatccagctttcccagggcctGACAAATGACAACCATAACATGGAAGCTGAGATAGGCCCAAGGCCTGACCCATACAATGCCTGACAGCCTGAAGTCTGTACACCACACTGTGCTACTTATCCAGGAAACTGCCATCCAGAACTCATTATGGTCAACGGGGTCTGTCCAGTACCttatcctctgtataagaatagaaagtcctagtgactgaaggacctgatccctctgaccaccaggatgtagactcctctgtataagactagtacgtcctagtggctgaaggactagatccctctgaccaccaggatgtagactcctttgtataagaatagtaagtcctagcggctgaagcagcagatccctctgaccaccaggatgtagactcctctgtataagaatagtaagtcctagcggctgaaggaccagatccctctgaccaccaggatgtagactcctcagtATAAGActagtaagtcctagtggctgaaggaccagatccctctgaccaccaggatgtagactcctcagtATAAGActagtaagtcctagtggctgaagcAGCAGATCCCTcttaccaccaggatgtagaagaTGCAATCCTTTGCAGGGCAGGGTGAGGCTGGAGGGCGCCCCCTGCAGGTTTATTTTGGTGGCCATTTGTATGACCTTCAGGATGTTTTCCATCTGTCATCAGGAATGTATTAGCCCTTCCTCGCTAGTGATATTTGTTATCTCTGTGACGGCAGCGTGTAACGGGTTTTGCTATAGAATCGGTCGGCCTACTTTCTGCTACAGATTGGGCCCAGACGGGATAGGGCGGTGTAAACTTTACTGAGGTTTGTGCGGATTATTGGATGCCGCGATCCGGACGCTGGTAAACGTTTAGGTCGTGGAGTCAGTAAGTAATTAGTACAGAGAAGTAATTAGATGGGAATGGGCTCATCGTCTCACgccttttctggaggagccacgggcatggcttgataggcattctgccaggacagcccGGGGCGTTACAgagggcccctggctgccatgacacctgcacggctccctgcaatctcatcccatttaaccccttgagtggcgggtttcctaccaccctgtcgtgcccaccagggcaggttttttaaaatggtctaatcattgaatttcaactagttttgcagttgcgtctcaagagccataactttttcatttttccattgacatggccatataagggcttgttttttgggggacaagttgtgattttttaaacaggggggagataaaaaagaaatgggggaaaaaagaaaaaaaaaggggccatgtcattaaggggttaaataatgtattaacttccttctctgggtcattacgacgcatggataccacatgtgtgattgtatttttgattttctacaaagtaaagggagacaagtgttttttttatttttttactttttttttttttaaatttttaatttttttttgtccctttaggggacttccacagggacccatcagaacccctgatcacattccgggggtccgatggtgacagccctttacatgctgcagtgacaaccctttacatgctgcagtcacatagactgcagcatgtaaagggttaacacagcagagatcggaggttttctctgatctctgctgtaagagctggtacctagctgtcctctgatagccaagcaccaagctctccctgccacagagaccatcggcttgcttctgacaagccgatggtctctatggcaacttgtaaacaaagcaggacattgccgacatggcggcaatatcttctgctggtttttcaaagcccttgctttgttctctgtgggtctgtgcggGCAGAGCAcattgtcacagcttgtggcattgtgctctgcagctcccatagtgatacatagcccggaaatcttccgggctatgtcactatgagcagtggagctcgtccccggaaattttccgggcgtgccactcaaggggttaaatgccgctatcagtattgacagcttatcggagttggtatcagccgcagtaaacagccggcgctcgcgctgtatggagggagatcgccgcgcgttcatacataccccgacgctgcaggacgtacatgtactacctatagcactaaggggttaaaggattccagcaaatgtttttataaaatttcctattaaatgaattcctaataaagtatttctaaggttctcccacattaaatgctgctattaaaaATCCTACTTGTCCCTCACAATACCGGCGCTCATCCAGCTTTATCAGCAGATATAATAGAAATTGTCGTTGGGCGGTGGGGAGGAGaaatggctgcaggaaggggttaacgggaggctgtccggaggattctgctgcccgatgtcacacatacatcccaacacgcatgtacattgcagacatctatattgtgcgctaaaacactgcagcgcttcagagaaaaccccgtaaaaagcagctgaacttggagatgttggtttttgtggtttttacatcggttcatattgtttccattcaggtccctacaggactgattcatcagagatggagaaggacagaaacaagatggcggagagtgtattcaacctcaccctagagatactcctccagctgactggggaggtgagagattctgatgatgtcacattacatcattcttatctatggtaataacagatgatgtcactggagaggggagagattctgatgatgtcacattacatcattcttatctatggtaataacagatgatgtcactggagaggggagagattctgatgatgtcacattgcatCATTCGTAtgtatggtaataacagatgatgtcactggaggggggagagattctgatgatgtcacattacatcattcttatctatggtaataacagatgatgtcactggggaggtgatggactctggaaatgtctgtagtgatatttattaatgtctccccatacgCAGGATTACACAGTAATGAGGAAGACCTGTAGTGATgactgtcgggcccctgtgtgtgatggatggggaagacccctgagcccaatcatggggcccccacctcaccccccgaTACATGagaacatcaatgtacagaagattctagaactcgccaacaagatgattgagctgctgaccggagaggtgacgctgcagggaatgctgggacattatacagtaacagcactgcaggcttctgggtaatgactgtatattgtgttgtcaggttcctataaggtgtcaggatgtcgctgtctatttctccatggaggagtgggagtatttggaaggacacaaggatctgtacaaggaggccatgatggagacccgccagccgctcccatcaccaggtaatggatgtatttaggatcatagctgtggaggggtgatgtggggcatgtgcccctggtgcttgTAGGCAGGAGTGGGGTGTGAGCCAGGCAGGACACTGTGCTAGTTGGATTAGT
This region of Eleutherodactylus coqui strain aEleCoq1 chromosome 5, aEleCoq1.hap1, whole genome shotgun sequence genomic DNA includes:
- the LOC136629059 gene encoding gastrula zinc finger protein XlCGF66.1-like translates to MEKDRNKMAESVFNLTLEILLQLTGEDYTVMRKTCSDDCRAPVCDGWGRPLSPIMGPPPHPPIHENINVQKILELANKMIELLTGEVPIRCQDVAVYFSMEEWEYLEGHKDLYKEAMMETRQPLPSPGNGCI